TACAGATGTTAACATCATTTTCGGTACTTCAATCGACATGGAAATGAACGAACAAATTCGAGTTACGGTAATCGCAACGGGGATTGAAAACGGAAAGAACCAACCAGTACCAACAAATGGTACATCAGTTTTTGATCGTGCAACTGCGCCAGTACATGTTACGCCAGTTGCTAACCCAACAGTTGCGCCAGTGCAACAACCAAAGCCAGCAACACCAAATGACCGTTTTGAAGGCTGGAATGATTTGCAAGCGAGCGAAGAAAAGACTGCACAAGCACCTTTCCAAAACAGCTCAACTAGCGATGAATTTGCCGGCGTTGAAAAGCCTGAATTTAAGGTTTTTAACACTGATAACGCAACCAACACTGACGATGACGACAATGATGGTGATTTGAGTACTCCTGTTTTCTTGAAGCGTCGTAAGTAAACGCAGTACAAGTGAGGTAAAACATGGCATTTAGTTTTCGTAACTTTTTCGGAGTCGACGATGAATTCGCCGATGGTCCCGAAGATGATTATCAAGCACCAACTGAACCACAAATGAATGCAGGGACGCCCAAACGTCCAATGCGCCAAAATGTGGTTTCAATGGATGAACGCCGCGCAGGTGTGACCGAGTCAAATAGCAAAATTGCGTTATTTGAACCACGAATCTATTCTGACGTGAAAGAAATTGCAAATCAATTGATGGCAAATCAAGCGATAATTGTGAATTTTTCGTCAATCGAGGACAGTCAAGCTAAGCGCATTGTTGATTTTTTAACTGGGACGGTTTACGCCATTGATGGTGAAATCGAACGCATTGGTGACGCCATCTTTTTGGTGACACCACACAACTATGAAATTAGCGGCAGCGTCTCAACGTCAATTAACAGTGACATCAGCGAGTATGCTAAATAGGAGACGTTTATGATAGCTTTATTAGTACTAATTCTTACCCGGGTAATTGAGATTTACATTTTTGTCATTATCGCAAATGCGTTGATGTCTTGGTTACCTGGAGCAAACGAATCAAAATTGGGGCAACTAATTTCGCGATTAGCAGAACCATATTTGAACGTGTTTCGCTTTTTGCCAACATTAGGTGGAATTGATTTTTCACCAGTCTTGGCCATTATCGTATTAGAACTTGCACAACAGGGCTTAACTCGTGTTGCGTTCATGTTTTAATATTTAAAATATACATTGAATGAGGGTGAGCAAATTGACTGATTTAGAGAACATCACGCAACACTTCCGTCCAGACGAAGCGAACTTCATTGAGCAAGTTCAAGGTTGGGTACGCCAAGTGGCTGATGAATATCGGCCAGTATTGACTCATTTTTTGAATCCACGACAACGTTTTATTGCGCAAACGATTGTTAATCGGGAAGATGGGATGCGCCAGGCTAGTCGTGGTGGCTTACCTAATGCAGAAATGCAACGGATGCTTATTTATCCTGATTATTACGTGTTTGTGGAAGCTGATTTTCATTTGCAATTAATGGAAATCGTCTATCCAACCAAATTTGCAGATATTCACCATAATCAAATTTTAGGAACATTAGTTAATCAAGGTATCGAACGAAATGTATTTGGCGATATTTTGGGCGCTAATGAAACCTGGCAATTTTTAATTGAAGATAAAATGGTTGATTATTTTAGTTTGCAAGTTGATCGGATTGGTAATATCAAAGTGCATCTAATGCCACATGCGATGGCGGATATCGTACAACCTGAAGTTGACTGGGTGCAAACTCAAACCACGATCGCGTCGTTACGGATTGATGTCATTATCTCAACGGCATTCAATATTTCACGAAGCCGTGTGAAAACATTGGTCGAAGGTGGCGCTGTGCGGTTGAACTGGACCGAAATTATTAAGCCAGATTACGAATTAGCAACGGGTGATATGTTGTCAGTCCGTGGATTTGGACGTATGCGGTTAGTTGAACTTGAAGGTACTACTAAAAAAGATAAGCTCCGAGTAGTCATGGAAACAATACAAAATAACAAAAAATGAGGTAAGGATAAATGGCATTAACTCCAATTGATATTCAAAATAAAGAATTTTCTAAAAGTGGCCGTAAAGGTTATGACTCTACTGAAGTTAACGATTACTTAGATCAAGTTATCAAAGATTACGCTGCAGTAGTTGAAGAAAATACGCAACTTAAAACAAAGGTTGCTGATTTTGAAGCACAAAGCGCACAAATCGAAGATATGAAGGGTTCAGTTACCCAATCAATCTTGGTTGCCCAAGAAGCCGCTGATCGTTTGAAGCGTACAGCTGAT
This is a stretch of genomic DNA from Periweissella cryptocerci. It encodes these proteins:
- a CDS encoding cell division protein SepF — its product is MAFSFRNFFGVDDEFADGPEDDYQAPTEPQMNAGTPKRPMRQNVVSMDERRAGVTESNSKIALFEPRIYSDVKEIANQLMANQAIIVNFSSIEDSQAKRIVDFLTGTVYAIDGEIERIGDAIFLVTPHNYEISGSVSTSINSDISEYAK
- a CDS encoding YggT family protein; the protein is MIALLVLILTRVIEIYIFVIIANALMSWLPGANESKLGQLISRLAEPYLNVFRFLPTLGGIDFSPVLAIIVLELAQQGLTRVAFMF
- a CDS encoding RNA-binding protein — encoded protein: MTDLENITQHFRPDEANFIEQVQGWVRQVADEYRPVLTHFLNPRQRFIAQTIVNREDGMRQASRGGLPNAEMQRMLIYPDYYVFVEADFHLQLMEIVYPTKFADIHHNQILGTLVNQGIERNVFGDILGANETWQFLIEDKMVDYFSLQVDRIGNIKVHLMPHAMADIVQPEVDWVQTQTTIASLRIDVIISTAFNISRSRVKTLVEGGAVRLNWTEIIKPDYELATGDMLSVRGFGRMRLVELEGTTKKDKLRVVMETIQNNKK